In Paenibacillus sp. FSL M7-0420, a single genomic region encodes these proteins:
- the rfbA gene encoding glucose-1-phosphate thymidylyltransferase RfbA, with translation MKGIILAGGSGTRLHPLTKSVSKQPVYDKPMIYYPLSVLMLAGIREILIISTGRDIRLFQDLLGNGEQLGLSCQYAVQEQPRGLAEAFLIGEEFIGTDHVCMILGDNIFYGQSFSSILERAGLRQEGATIFGCRVQDPSAYGVVEFDSTGRVVTLEEKPLYPRSHYAVPGLYFYDRQVVEIARHIKPSRRGEIEITEVNLEYLNRGQLNVELFGRGMAWLDTGTPDSLLEAANLVETVQKRQGLYVACIEEIAFNKGYITREQLLELARPLHKLAYGQYLTSIAEESLVAGG, from the coding sequence ATGAAAGGCATCATTCTGGCGGGTGGCTCGGGGACGAGGCTGCATCCGTTGACGAAGTCGGTCTCCAAGCAGCCGGTATATGACAAGCCGATGATCTATTATCCGTTGTCTGTGCTGATGCTGGCAGGCATCCGGGAGATCCTGATTATCTCTACCGGAAGAGACATCCGGCTATTTCAGGATCTTTTGGGCAACGGCGAACAGCTCGGATTGTCCTGTCAATATGCGGTGCAGGAGCAGCCGCGCGGACTTGCCGAGGCCTTTCTGATCGGGGAGGAATTCATTGGTACAGATCATGTGTGCATGATTCTGGGCGACAACATCTTCTATGGACAGAGCTTCAGCTCCATTCTGGAGAGAGCCGGTCTGAGGCAGGAAGGGGCTACCATCTTCGGCTGCCGGGTACAAGATCCTTCCGCTTATGGCGTTGTGGAATTTGACAGCACAGGCAGAGTGGTTACCCTGGAGGAGAAGCCCTTGTATCCCCGCTCCCATTATGCCGTGCCGGGTCTATATTTCTATGACCGGCAGGTGGTAGAGATCGCTAGGCACATTAAGCCTTCGCGGCGTGGTGAGATCGAGATTACGGAGGTTAACCTGGAGTATTTAAACAGAGGACAACTGAACGTGGAGCTGTTCGGCAGGGGAATGGCCTGGCTCGACACCGGGACGCCGGATTCGCTTCTGGAGGCAGCCAATCTGGTGGAGACCGTCCAGAAGCGGCAAGGACTGTACGTGGCCTGTATCGAAGAGATCGCCTTCAATAAAGGATATATCACCAGAGAGCAGCTCCTGGAGCTGGCCCGGCCGCTGCACAAGCTGGCATACGGGCAATACTTGACCAGCATTGCAGAAGAATCTCTTGTTGCTGGCGGTTAA